From a single Pelodiscus sinensis isolate JC-2024 chromosome 4, ASM4963464v1, whole genome shotgun sequence genomic region:
- the LOC102461144 gene encoding opsin-5-like yields MDSSSLLHSNKSGFAVSEDWETFIGVYLLVLGWLSWLGNGVVIFILYNQRHSLDPQDYLTFNLAVSDAGISLFGYSRGIVELFNILRDDGFLITSVWTCKMDGFIILFFGLISIHTLTAISVIRYIKGCQPHQAHKIDRKNTTLTLIVIWATALFWASAPLLGWGSYTDHKYGTCEIDWIKATFSVVYKSYVIGVFICGFFIPVSIIIFCYMSIIKAVKSSHRTTRGKQISQRQQHMERNITQVSFVICFAFFLAWSPYAVISMWSACGFQVPTLANILASLFAKSASFYNPFIYMGMSCKFRKDIRNLFQCLSRNKDSSLQMPVLIFNQRNEAAVLLNLQRDFVSKVYEAEAPGLEMDSVPRDNHLAQENPTFCSPVSNQLTTFEIKPVQRKQSGSG; encoded by the exons ATGGACAGCTCCAGCTTATTGCATAGTAACAAGTCTGGGTTTGCTGTCTCAGAGGATTGGGAAACCTTCATTGGAGTCTACTTACTTGTGCTGG GTTGGCTTTCTTGGCTTGGCAATGGAGTGGTGATCTTCATCTTGTACAACCAACGACATTCCCTGGATCCTCAGGACTATCTCACCTTCAATCTTGCAGTCTCAGATGCAGGCATTTCTCTATTTGGCTATTCAAGGGGCATTGTAGAGCTGTTTAATATTCTGAGAGATGACGGCTTTCTAATCACTTCAGTATGGACATGCAAG ATGGATGGATTTATAATACTCTTTTTTGGTCTAATCAGTATTCATACTCTGACAGCCATCAGTGTCATCAGATACATTAAAGGATGCCAGCCTCACCAAG CTCACAAAATTGATAGAAAAAATACTACCTTGACTTTGATTGTGATATGGGCAACTGCTCTTTTCTGGGCCAGTGCACCACTTCTAGGGTGGGGTAGCTATACAG ATCACAAATATGGAACATGTGAAATAGACTGGATCAAGGCAACATTCTCTGTTGTCTATAAGTCTTATGTGATTGGAGTCTTCATATGTGGCTTCTTTATTCCTGTCTCCATCATAATTTTCTGTTACATGTCAATAATAAAGGCTGTTAAATCAAGTCATAGGACTACAAGAGGTAAACAAATTagccaaaggcagcagcacatggaacGAAATATTACACAG GTATCATTTGTAATTTGTTTTGCCTTTTTCCTGGCTTGGTCTCCATATGCAGTCATCTCTATGTGGTCAGCATGTGGGTTTCAAGTGCCAACACTCGCCAATATCCTAGCCAGCCTTTTTGCCAAATCTGCCAGTTTTTACAATCCATTCATCTACATGGGCATGAGCTGTAAATTCCGTAAAGACATCAGAAACCTTTTCCAGTGTCTCAGCCGAAACAAGGACTCAAGTCTACAGATGCCAGTATTGATATTCAATCAAAGAAATGAGGCAGCTGTGCTCCTAAACCTACAGAGAGATTTTGTGTCCAAAGTTTATGAGGCTGAAGCACCAGGCTTAGAAATGGATTCAGTGCCCAGAGATAATCATTTGGCACAGGAGAACCCTACATTTTGTTCTCCTGTTTCTAACCAACTTACCACTTTTGAAATAAAACCAGTTCAAAGGAAACAGAGTGGATCAGGATGA